In the Apteryx mantelli isolate bAptMan1 chromosome 13, bAptMan1.hap1, whole genome shotgun sequence genome, one interval contains:
- the LOC106489876 gene encoding pre-mRNA 3'-end-processing factor FIP1-like isoform X1 — protein MATELEPPAAGAVPGAAPLEAEEDEEHWLYGDDTTGKQEDGPISGHAESSHPLQDAPQENRPASSEDREMSQHALPSGEDDEEDSDSDSDDDDVKVTIGNIKTGAPSYMGTPMNLNLKTGRGYGASASAKLQPKGIDLDAAGNINGLPVIEVDLDSFEDKPWRKPGADLSDYFNYGFNEETWKAYCEKQRRLQLGLDPAPPISTENKITVQQGRTGNAEKEVENNIIKTEFKTDFLALVGGRMKAGPPPNRKLGGTIDVIGGQAGTIRRVEGRRRDKHASEENPIQVLGDHGSKPQPPQQPQQPSQPQQPPQQQPFAPPAGPPPPPLAGPPPPHFLHPPPPVTSVPPPLHPPGLPPPGPIPGLFPPPLAPPPALLIPTLDGQPASYNNRQPPPFGYNSADSGFISYPPISTSHTPWVTTVDKGTSSSSSSHWEYSGSRRERERERERERERERDRDRTPTTSEYNNDDERYRYYSRERSYDFERDYRRSRDRSREREDRHRERRHRDKEESSKHKSSRRKQHESEEGESHRRHKHKKNKRSKEEKEASEDGAQEGEEQDAKE, from the exons ATGGCCACCGAGCTGGAGccgccggcggcgggcgcggtgCCGGGCGCGGCGCCGCTAGAGgcggaggaggacgaggagcaCTGGCTCTACGGGG atgacaccactgGTAAGCAAGAAGATGGACCAATTTCTGG ACATGCAGAATCTTCTCATCCTTTGCAAGATGCTCCTCAGGAGAACCGGCCTGCCAGCAGCGAAGACCGAGAGATGTCACAACAC GCTCTTCCAAGTGGCGAAGATGATGAGGAAGACAGCGATAGCGACAGTGATGATGATGACGTGAAAGTTACTATTGGCAATATTAAAACAGGAGCACCATCGTATAT GGGAACTCCTATGAATCTAAACTTAAAAACGGGTAGAGGCTATGGAGCATCTGCTTCAG ccaaGTTGCAGCCCAAAGGTATTGATTTAGATGCCGCAGGGAATATAAATGGATTGCCTGTTATAGAAGTGGATTTAGATTCATTTGAAGACAAACCATGGAGGAAACCAG GTGCTGACCTTTCTGATTACTTTAATTATGGATTCAATGAAGAAACGTGGAAAGCTTATTGTGAAAAACAGCGACGGCTTCAGCTTGGACTGGACCCTGCTCCTCCAATCAGCACTGAAAATAAGATCACA GTTCAGCAAGGAAGGACAGGAAATGCTGAAAAAGAGGTGGAAAACAACATCATCAAAACAGAATTCAAAACGGACTTCTTGGCTCTGGTGGGAGGGCGCATGAAGGCTGGACCTCCTCCTAATAG GAAGCTGGGCGGGACAATTGATGTGATCGGTGGCCAGGCAGGCACAATTAGGAGGGTAGAAGGAAGACGACGTGATAAACATGCCTCTGAGGAAAACCCCATTCAG GTCCTTGGAGATCATGGAAGTAAGCCACaacccccacagcagccccagcaaCCATCGCAGCCCCAACAGCCACCTCAGCAACAGCCATTTGCACCACCAGCAGGTCCGCCGCCTCCCCCTCTCGCTGGTCCACCTCCACCACACTTTCTCCACCCTCCTCCACCAGTTActtctgtcccacctcccctgcaTCCTCCAG GTCTGCCGCCACCCGGACCTATTCCAG GGTTGTTCCCGCCTCCTCTGGCGCCACCACCAGCTCTCCTCATTCCAACGTTGGATGG CCAGCCAGCCAGCTACAATAACAGGCAGCCTCCTCCATTTGGCTACAACTCTGCAG ATTCAGGTTTCATCAGCTACCCACCCATCTCCACATCCCACACGCCCTGGGTGACGACGGTGGACAAAGGCACGAGCAGTTCCAGCAGCAGCCATTGGGAGTACTCAGGCTCGAGGCGTGAGAGGGAAAGGGAGCGTGAgcgggaaagggaaagggagagagacagagaccgCACTCCGACCACTAGTGAATACAACAA CGATGATGAACGATACCGCTACTACAGCCGAGAGCGCAGCTATGACTTTGAGCGTGACTACCGCCGGAGCCGAGATCGCAGCAGGGAGCGAGAGGATCGTCACCGAGAGCGCAGGCACAGAgacaaagaggagagcagcaagcATAAGTCTTCAAGGCG CAAGCAGCACGAGAGCGAGGAGGGCGAGAGTCATCGGCGTCACAAGCACAAAAAGAACAAGCGTAGCAAAGAGGAGAAGGAGGCCAGCGAGGACGGTGcccaggagggagaggagcaggatgccaaGGAGTAA
- the LOC106489876 gene encoding pre-mRNA 3'-end-processing factor FIP1-like isoform X2, protein MSQHALPSGEDDEEDSDSDSDDDDVKVTIGNIKTGAPSYMGTPMNLNLKTGRGYGASASAKLQPKGIDLDAAGNINGLPVIEVDLDSFEDKPWRKPGADLSDYFNYGFNEETWKAYCEKQRRLQLGLDPAPPISTENKITVQQGRTGNAEKEVENNIIKTEFKTDFLALVGGRMKAGPPPNRKLGGTIDVIGGQAGTIRRVEGRRRDKHASEENPIQVLGDHGSKPQPPQQPQQPSQPQQPPQQQPFAPPAGPPPPPLAGPPPPHFLHPPPPVTSVPPPLHPPGLPPPGPIPGLFPPPLAPPPALLIPTLDGQPASYNNRQPPPFGYNSADSGFISYPPISTSHTPWVTTVDKGTSSSSSSHWEYSGSRRERERERERERERERDRDRTPTTSEYNNDDERYRYYSRERSYDFERDYRRSRDRSREREDRHRERRHRDKEESSKHKSSRRKQHESEEGESHRRHKHKKNKRSKEEKEASEDGAQEGEEQDAKE, encoded by the exons ATGTCACAACAC GCTCTTCCAAGTGGCGAAGATGATGAGGAAGACAGCGATAGCGACAGTGATGATGATGACGTGAAAGTTACTATTGGCAATATTAAAACAGGAGCACCATCGTATAT GGGAACTCCTATGAATCTAAACTTAAAAACGGGTAGAGGCTATGGAGCATCTGCTTCAG ccaaGTTGCAGCCCAAAGGTATTGATTTAGATGCCGCAGGGAATATAAATGGATTGCCTGTTATAGAAGTGGATTTAGATTCATTTGAAGACAAACCATGGAGGAAACCAG GTGCTGACCTTTCTGATTACTTTAATTATGGATTCAATGAAGAAACGTGGAAAGCTTATTGTGAAAAACAGCGACGGCTTCAGCTTGGACTGGACCCTGCTCCTCCAATCAGCACTGAAAATAAGATCACA GTTCAGCAAGGAAGGACAGGAAATGCTGAAAAAGAGGTGGAAAACAACATCATCAAAACAGAATTCAAAACGGACTTCTTGGCTCTGGTGGGAGGGCGCATGAAGGCTGGACCTCCTCCTAATAG GAAGCTGGGCGGGACAATTGATGTGATCGGTGGCCAGGCAGGCACAATTAGGAGGGTAGAAGGAAGACGACGTGATAAACATGCCTCTGAGGAAAACCCCATTCAG GTCCTTGGAGATCATGGAAGTAAGCCACaacccccacagcagccccagcaaCCATCGCAGCCCCAACAGCCACCTCAGCAACAGCCATTTGCACCACCAGCAGGTCCGCCGCCTCCCCCTCTCGCTGGTCCACCTCCACCACACTTTCTCCACCCTCCTCCACCAGTTActtctgtcccacctcccctgcaTCCTCCAG GTCTGCCGCCACCCGGACCTATTCCAG GGTTGTTCCCGCCTCCTCTGGCGCCACCACCAGCTCTCCTCATTCCAACGTTGGATGG CCAGCCAGCCAGCTACAATAACAGGCAGCCTCCTCCATTTGGCTACAACTCTGCAG ATTCAGGTTTCATCAGCTACCCACCCATCTCCACATCCCACACGCCCTGGGTGACGACGGTGGACAAAGGCACGAGCAGTTCCAGCAGCAGCCATTGGGAGTACTCAGGCTCGAGGCGTGAGAGGGAAAGGGAGCGTGAgcgggaaagggaaagggagagagacagagaccgCACTCCGACCACTAGTGAATACAACAA CGATGATGAACGATACCGCTACTACAGCCGAGAGCGCAGCTATGACTTTGAGCGTGACTACCGCCGGAGCCGAGATCGCAGCAGGGAGCGAGAGGATCGTCACCGAGAGCGCAGGCACAGAgacaaagaggagagcagcaagcATAAGTCTTCAAGGCG CAAGCAGCACGAGAGCGAGGAGGGCGAGAGTCATCGGCGTCACAAGCACAAAAAGAACAAGCGTAGCAAAGAGGAGAAGGAGGCCAGCGAGGACGGTGcccaggagggagaggagcaggatgccaaGGAGTAA